From Phycodurus eques isolate BA_2022a chromosome 1, UOR_Pequ_1.1, whole genome shotgun sequence, one genomic window encodes:
- the LOC133406503 gene encoding zinc finger and BTB domain-containing protein 17-like, with product MNGNRHGRVSPSEPEKQVMSLGKQTGGEAGAGVAAHLQCPLCGNFAKCHAHQLSHVAVAHPTYLDSVAMGRLGNIIMYQSGARLFHCADCFFTSRDFTKLYQHIISKHCMDETATVGGRADVENDDGSEKGDKEADEEGMEADEEGKEADDEGNELEEEGKEVKEEEEEVDEEVKEVEEEVKEADEEVKEVDEDLKEGNDADETTPQSHNSGEDVKDEDAVSERMISDADESVLLFDGDWYRCLICNWWKNKLKVVAINHAVRKHSIPREFVVQRIRQDDTASCFKRHPSAGADEDDEDGLSGDHLKEELEATAKVVGFFSSRYVCLICGWKTKRKGFVINHVVRSHNVERPYRCKDCKRSFFLPSRLLQHVRAAHRPGRFACPFCCFRSHFLVGFRRHCSRCAAREEGHGGGLGLVTGEEGRGGLLVVKEETKETRAGRKRARRLIEEAEEEDELMLF from the exons ATGAACGGCAACCGGCACGGGCGTGTCAGTCCGAGTGAGCCCGAAAAACAAG TCATGTCGCTCGGCAAGCAGACTGGAGGGGAAGCAGGCGCTGGCGTGGCCGCCCACCTCCAGTGTCCCCTCTGTGGCAATTTCGCCAAATGTCACGCCCACCAGCTGTCCCACGTTGCCGTCGCCCATCCCACCTATTTGGACAGCGTGGCGATGGGTCGCCTCGGCAACATCATCATGTACCAGAGCGGCGCCAGGCTGTTCCACTGCGCCGACTGCTTCTTTACCAGCCGCGACTTCACCAAACTGTACCAGCACATCATCTCTAAACACTGCATGGACGAGACGGCAACGGTGGGGGGACGAGCTGACGTGGAGAACGACGACGGGAGCGAAAAGGGGGACAAGGAAGCAGACGAGGAAGGGATGGAAGCAGATGAGGAAGGGAAAGAAGCGGACGATGAAGGGAATGAACTAGAGGAGGAAGGGAAGGAAgtaaaggaggaagaggaggaagtagATGAGGAAGTGAAGGAAGTGGAGGAAGAAGTGAAGGAAGCGGACGAGGAAGTGAAGGAAGTAGACGAGGATCTGAAAGAAGGCAATGATGCGGATGAAACAACTCCACAGAGCCACAACAGCGGTGAGGATGTGAAGGATGAGGACGCCGTCTCCGAGAGGATGATAAGCGACGCGGACGAAAGCGTGTTGCTCTTCGACGGCGACTGGTACCGCTGCCTGATCTGCAACTGGTGGAAAAACAAGCTGAAAGTCGTGGCCATCAACCATGCCGTGCGAAAACACAGTATCCCCAGGGAGTTTGTCGTCCAGAGGATCAGACAAGACGATACCGCTTCATGCTTCAAACGTCATCCGAGCGCCGGCGCGGACGAAGACGACGAGGACGGTCTGAGCGGAGACCATCTGAAAGAGGAATTGGAGGCGACGGCCAAAGTGGTCGGCTTCTTCTCCAGCCGCTACGTCTGCCTCATCTGCGGCTGGAAGACTAAAAGGAAAG GTTTTGTCATCAATCACGTGGTGCGCAGCCACAACGTGGAACGTCCGTACAGATGCAAAGACTGCAAGCGCTCCTTCTTCCTGCCCAGCCGACTCCTGCAGCACGTCCGAGCGGCTCACCGCCCGGGACGCTTCGCCTGCCCCTTCTGTTGCTTCAGGTCCCACTTCCTGGTCGGCTTCCGGAGGCACTGCAGCCGATGCGCTGCCCGCGAGGAAGGCCACGGCGGGGGACTGGGATTGGTGACGGGCGAGGAAGGCAGAGGGGGGCTGCTGGTGGTCAAGGAGGAGACCAAGGAGACAAGAGCTGGGAGGAAAAGAGCACGGAGGCTGATTGAAGAGgctgaggaggaagacgagctCATGTTGTTCTAA